From Woronichinia naegeliana WA131, the proteins below share one genomic window:
- a CDS encoding F0F1 ATP synthase subunit epsilon: protein MTLTVRVIAPDKVVWDEVVQEVILPSTTGQLGILSNHAPLLTALDIGVMRVRPGKDWKNIAVMGGFAEVENNEVKVLVNAAEIGDNIDQEKARTEYSAAQAKFEEAGRSGDKPKQLQMAQSVKKARARLQAAGGSAN from the coding sequence ATGACGTTAACAGTACGGGTTATTGCCCCCGATAAAGTGGTTTGGGACGAGGTAGTGCAAGAGGTGATCCTACCTAGTACTACCGGACAGTTAGGAATTCTTAGTAATCACGCCCCTTTACTAACAGCGTTAGATATTGGTGTGATGCGAGTTCGTCCAGGCAAAGACTGGAAAAATATTGCTGTTATGGGTGGCTTTGCTGAAGTTGAGAACAACGAAGTCAAGGTGCTCGTCAATGCAGCAGAAATTGGAGACAATATCGATCAAGAAAAGGCGCGGACAGAATACAGCGCAGCCCAAGCCAAGTTTGAAGAGGCAGGTCGCAGTGGCGATAAACCGAAACAATTACAAATGGCTCAGTCTGTTAAAAAGGCAAGGGCACGTTTGCAGGCCGCCGGTGGTTCTGCAAATTAA
- the atpD gene encoding F0F1 ATP synthase subunit beta: MVAVQEATNVGKITRIIGPVVDARFPSGKLPRIYNALKVEGQNSAGQTVSVTCEVQQLLGDNQVRAVAMSTTDGLVRGMDIVDTGAPINVPVGKATLGRIFNVLGEPVDEKGPVNVTETFPIHRPAPKLTDLETKPKVFETGIKVIDLLTPYRQGGKIGLFGGAGVGKTVIMMELINNIAIQHGGVSVFGGVGERTREGNDLYNEMIESKVINAENPEESKIALVYGQMNEPPGARMRVGLSALTMAEYFRDVNKQDVLLFIDNIFRFVQAGSEVSALLGRMPSAVGYQPTLGTDVGDLQERITSTKEGSITSIQAVYVPADDLTDPAPATTFAHLDGTTVLSRGLAAKGIYPAVDPLDSTSTMLQPSIVGGEHYGIARAVQSTLQRYKELQDIIAILGLDELSEEDRLTVDRARKIERFLSQPFFVAEVFTGSPGKYVTLADTINGFKSILAGELDSLPEQAFYMVGNIDEVKAKAEKLKG; the protein is encoded by the coding sequence ATGGTAGCCGTACAAGAAGCAACTAACGTTGGCAAAATTACTCGTATTATTGGGCCCGTCGTCGATGCCCGGTTCCCCAGTGGTAAACTGCCCCGCATTTATAACGCCCTCAAAGTTGAAGGCCAGAATTCCGCCGGTCAGACTGTTTCCGTCACCTGTGAAGTACAACAGCTTTTAGGGGACAATCAAGTTCGTGCCGTAGCGATGAGTACTACAGACGGATTAGTACGAGGCATGGATATTGTTGACACTGGTGCACCAATTAACGTTCCTGTCGGTAAAGCCACTTTAGGCAGAATTTTCAACGTTCTCGGTGAACCCGTTGATGAAAAGGGCCCTGTGAATGTCACGGAAACTTTCCCGATTCATCGCCCCGCTCCCAAACTCACAGATCTAGAAACCAAACCCAAAGTTTTTGAAACTGGTATCAAGGTAATTGACCTGTTAACTCCCTATCGTCAAGGTGGCAAAATCGGTCTCTTTGGTGGTGCAGGTGTGGGCAAAACCGTCATCATGATGGAATTGATCAATAACATTGCCATTCAACATGGTGGTGTCTCGGTATTTGGAGGTGTAGGGGAACGTACCCGTGAAGGAAATGACCTCTACAACGAAATGATCGAATCCAAGGTAATCAACGCTGAAAATCCTGAAGAATCGAAAATTGCCCTCGTTTATGGTCAGATGAACGAACCCCCCGGAGCCAGAATGCGGGTTGGTTTATCGGCTCTAACAATGGCAGAGTATTTCCGTGATGTGAATAAACAGGACGTATTACTCTTCATTGATAATATTTTCCGTTTTGTACAAGCGGGTTCTGAAGTATCTGCGCTATTAGGACGGATGCCCTCTGCGGTAGGATACCAACCCACCCTGGGTACAGACGTTGGCGATTTACAAGAGCGGATTACCTCCACGAAAGAAGGTTCCATTACCTCCATTCAAGCGGTCTATGTACCAGCAGATGACTTAACTGATCCGGCTCCTGCCACCACCTTTGCTCACCTAGACGGAACAACAGTGCTATCTCGTGGTTTAGCGGCCAAAGGGATCTATCCAGCCGTTGATCCCCTAGATTCTACCAGTACAATGCTTCAGCCCAGCATTGTTGGAGGGGAGCACTATGGTATTGCTCGTGCAGTACAATCTACGCTGCAACGTTATAAGGAATTACAGGATATCATCGCCATCTTAGGATTGGATGAATTGTCTGAAGAAGACCGTTTAACGGTTGATCGGGCCCGGAAAATTGAACGGTTCCTTTCTCAACCTTTCTTTGTCGCGGAAGTATTCACCGGTTCTCCTGGTAAATATGTCACCTTGGCAGATACGATCAATGGTTTTAAATCGATTCTTGCTGGCGAATTAGATAGTCTGCCTGAACAGGCTTTCTATATGGTTGGCAATATCGATGAAGTTAAGGCCAAAGCTGAAAAACTCAAAGGCTAG
- a CDS encoding Stp1/IreP family PP2C-type Ser/Thr phosphatase has product MNSPKIIRRFTGQTDVGLVRSVNQDSFYIDEPEARFLIVADGMGGHAGGQEASQIATEFIKDYLEEHWESETPSPELLEAALLSANKAIIADQEEHPERGDMGTTAVMITFRHDGAWRAHVGDSRLYCFRNQKLFQVTKDHTWVARALEMGDIDREQAKVHPWRHVLFQCLGRRDLHQVEVAPLEVQPQDTFLLCSDGLTEEVSDESIAEILQLDKAHPDLAAELIEEAKNAGGSDNITIVLVAQDGPWSEKGS; this is encoded by the coding sequence GTGAATTCACCCAAGATCATCCGTCGTTTCACCGGGCAGACGGATGTTGGACTCGTTCGTTCTGTTAACCAGGACAGTTTTTATATTGACGAGCCAGAAGCCCGTTTTTTAATTGTTGCGGATGGAATGGGCGGTCATGCTGGGGGACAGGAAGCCAGTCAGATTGCCACCGAATTTATTAAGGATTATTTAGAGGAGCATTGGGAATCAGAGACTCCCTCCCCCGAACTATTAGAAGCTGCTTTGTTAAGTGCTAACAAGGCCATTATTGCTGATCAAGAAGAACATCCTGAACGGGGAGATATGGGTACAACCGCTGTGATGATTACTTTTCGGCACGATGGTGCTTGGCGGGCCCACGTTGGTGATTCTCGACTCTATTGTTTTCGGAATCAAAAACTCTTCCAGGTCACAAAGGATCACACCTGGGTTGCTAGGGCCTTGGAAATGGGAGATATTGATCGAGAACAGGCTAAAGTGCATCCCTGGCGGCACGTTCTTTTCCAATGTTTAGGAAGACGAGATCTGCATCAGGTTGAAGTTGCGCCCCTAGAGGTTCAGCCCCAGGATACTTTCTTGCTCTGTAGCGACGGTTTAACAGAAGAAGTTTCCGATGAGAGTATCGCTGAAATTTTACAATTAGATAAAGCCCACCCTGATCTCGCTGCCGAATTAATTGAAGAAGCCAAAAATGCAGGTGGGTCTGACAATATCACCATTGTCCTCGTCGCGCAGGATGGGCCTTGGTCAGAAAAGGGAAGCTAG
- a CDS encoding IS1634 family transposase produces the protein MAVQTIPYYAGGRPKQGAAPLGFHYRLTGQLSLDSSRLEARSQRAESFILATNVLDSQALSPDQMLAEYKAQQVIERGFRFLKNPFFLASALFLKNPQRIMALMMIMVVSLLVYTLVQRRLRLALAASHQTIPNQKDISTSTPTLRWVFQSFLFIRWLEIDGIQAIVNLTSNHKHILSFLGSSCQKYYFIS, from the coding sequence GTGGCGGTGCAGACCATTCCTTACTATGCAGGGGGAAGGCCGAAACAAGGAGCCGCCCCGCTCGGTTTTCACTACCGCTTAACGGGCCAATTAAGCCTTGATTCTTCTCGCCTTGAGGCAAGATCTCAACGGGCTGAAAGCTTTATTTTAGCTACTAATGTTCTTGATTCTCAGGCTTTGAGTCCCGACCAGATGTTGGCTGAATATAAGGCTCAACAAGTCATCGAGCGCGGCTTTCGCTTTCTTAAAAACCCTTTCTTTTTGGCCTCTGCTCTTTTTCTCAAGAATCCTCAACGCATTATGGCTTTGATGATGATTATGGTTGTCTCTTTATTGGTTTACACTTTGGTACAACGTCGCCTACGACTGGCTTTGGCTGCTTCCCATCAGACCATTCCTAATCAAAAAGACATATCTACCTCTACTCCCACTCTGCGTTGGGTCTTTCAGTCTTTTCTGTTTATCCGTTGGTTAGAGATTGATGGTATTCAGGCTATCGTTAATTTGACCTCTAACCACAAACATATTCTTTCTTTTCTTGGCTCTTCCTGTCAAAAATACTACTTTATCTCTTGA
- a CDS encoding phycobiliprotein lyase, whose product MSLSTLSISSLESSAIAFFRHSVGFWHSQRRYYTLNPKIETQTVESFIQIQYLEAGCSELQHLATLHELDDEQALLGGTYVTWESDYTGTIRKPSVGSTLFGIKDNILYRDRGFATPKPVTAIYNFTNPQTMLLKTEYSGSVFEEELKLIGDQYRTRQTLISRAGQEQMIGQYLEKRISGVS is encoded by the coding sequence ATGAGCCTTAGTACTTTATCTATCTCATCTTTAGAGTCCTCAGCGATCGCCTTTTTTCGTCATAGTGTCGGATTCTGGCATTCTCAGCGACGTTATTACACCCTGAATCCCAAAATAGAAACCCAAACCGTAGAAAGCTTTATTCAAATTCAGTACTTAGAAGCCGGCTGTTCGGAATTACAGCATTTAGCCACCCTACACGAACTAGACGATGAACAAGCTTTGCTCGGCGGAACCTATGTCACCTGGGAAAGTGACTATACAGGAACTATTCGCAAACCTTCGGTCGGTTCTACCCTGTTTGGGATTAAAGACAATATTCTTTACCGCGATCGCGGCTTTGCAACGCCGAAACCCGTAACAGCGATCTACAATTTTACCAACCCCCAAACCATGCTCCTGAAAACAGAATATAGTGGCTCCGTTTTTGAAGAAGAACTCAAATTGATCGGCGACCAATACCGTACCCGCCAAACCCTTATTTCCCGTGCCGGTCAAGAACAAATGATTGGGCAATATCTAGAAAAACGCATTAGCGGAGTTAGCTAA